From Mytilus galloprovincialis chromosome 9, xbMytGall1.hap1.1, whole genome shotgun sequence, the proteins below share one genomic window:
- the LOC143045483 gene encoding HAUS augmin-like complex subunit 1 yields the protein MDTLPGVTEMIQVWLEKVFGGDSVPSYELNKRTIDTLYKLMKLNESKDQDTSLVIDDLRQKTEEYNSEARRLENLLKKINLPVANLSQSGIMSLRTLANVALLMQTKDVSETSYLLALQHLHDELYKTSEELKREERITQTLIEKTKSAIHKYNCLKKAAEDLQEQKSKQLPEMEKRAKESGFLHNKAKEYKEKIIQFQNELVKSKADPSIYHGSLIKNSEELQVLKSQLAPLKSKLQTYHSLPPDVSLTKVKIEELKQELARLESELSRRIDLMHM from the coding sequence ATGGACACACTACCAGGTGTGACAGAGATGATACAGGTCTGGTTAGAAAAAGTTTTTGGCGGAGATTCTGTACCATCATATGAACTGAATAAAAGGACTATAGATACATTGTATAAATTGATGAAACTGAATGAGAGTAAAGACCAAGACACATCATTAGTTATTGATGATCTTAGACAGAAAACAGAGGAATACAACAGTGAAGCAAGAAGACTggaaaatcttttgaaaaaaattaacctACCTGTGGCAAATCTGTCTCAGTCTGGTATCATGAGTTTACGAACATTAGCAAATGTTGCATTATTGATGCAAACTAAGGATGTTTCTGAAACAAGTTATTTATTAGCACTTCAACATCTTCATGACGAATTGTATAAAACTTCTGAGGAATTGAAGCGTGAAGAAAGAATCACACAGACACTTATAGAAAAAACTAAATCAGCTATTCATAAATATAACTGCCTGAAAAAAGCTGCTGAAGACCTACAGGAACAAAAATCTAAACAGCTTCCAGAAATGGAAAAGAGAGCAAAAGAATCAGGATTTCTTCACAATAAAGCtaaagaatataaagaaaaaatcaTTCAGTTTCAGAATGAATTGGTGAAAAGTAAAGCCGATCCCTCTATATATCATGGATCATTAATAAAAAATTCAGAGGAACTCCAGGTATTGAAGAGTCAGTTAGCTCCACTGAAATCTAAATTACAAACATACCATAGTCTACCACCAGATGTCTCTCTGACTAAAGTCAAAATAGAGGAACTCAAACAGGAGCTTGCCAGATTGGAATCAGAACTTTCTAGAAGAATTGACTTGATGCATATGTAA
- the LOC143045482 gene encoding AP2-associated protein kinase 1-like isoform X3: MKKLFTKNDSSAQQYVGKVFTVGRFSVTVEDVIAEGGFAIVFLVKAQNGNQYALKRLFVNNEHDLSVCKREIHITRTLTGHKNIIRYVDSSINLTPNRVYEVMILMQYCRSNVIQLMNDRLTVGFTEKEVLRIFCDTCEAVARLHHCQTPIIHRDLKVENILLSESHHYVLCDFGSSTARVLDPSQINVSQIEEEIQKYTTVSYRAPEMIDLYNGKPITTKSDIWALGCFLYKLCFFSLPFGESTLAIQSGNFTIPDECKYSNKLLSLIGYMLEVDPEKRPDIFQVSNLAFKLIGGETPVPNMNNLEIPDFSRIPVPMTETEARQIKTSSVKSVIAPSIESTTVTPRSRPKGQAVPAPLGLPTSIAPRKRPTAQDPPPVQQPSQQQAMLQKQAQQHQQALQQQALQQKALQQQALQQQQAHQQQQALQQQQALKQQAMLQQQAYQQQMYQQQSTAYTQQMNMQQNQYMQQQQQPYLNAPQMPMSRSFHGQSTPSQPIVNSNSMDNMYSKAYVIKDDSGDFKKPPVPPKPKPTKDNYGSDDQPLISITPPPSPSRQTKSHRRYVSDTSALHMGGKGSAFRAYHATSNLLNAPSSQTKSKSATTTPTHSPPRSPNLTRALSADVADWNPFDDNFGPDTEEEIFGKEFDKLRRGSNSSISNVKSREDLVMSGSDSSDPFTNVPFKKPDTRSRRRYSLNWKPSNICKAAIWEEV, translated from the exons ATGAAAAAACTATTTACAAAGAACGACTCTTCAGCACAGCAATATGTAGGAAAAGTGTTCACTGTAGGAAGATTCAGTGTAACAGTGGAAGATGTGATAGCAGAGG gAGGATTTGCTATAGTCTTCTTGGTCAAAGCTCAAAATGGGAACCAGTATGCACTTAAAAGATTGTTTGTCAACAATGAGCATGACTTGTCAGTGTGTAAGAGAGAGATTCATATAACG AGAACTTTGACTGGACACAAGAATATAATTCGATATGTAGACTCCAGTATAAATTTGACTCCTAACCGAGTTTATGAAGTGATGATATTAATGCAGTATTGTAGAT CCAATGTGATACAGTTAATGAATGACAGACTGACTGTAGGTTTTACAGAGAAAGAAGTGCTACGTATTTTCTGTGATACTTGTGAAGCTGTTGCCCGACTTCATCATTGCCAAACACCTATAATCCACAGAGATTTAAAG GTTGAGAATATATTATTATCAGAAAGTCACCATTATGTATTATGTGATTTTGGAAGTTCTACTGCCAGAGTTTTAGATCCTAGTCAAATAAATGTGTCACAGATTGAAGAGGAAATTCAAAA GTACACAACAGTATCATATAGGGCACCAGAAATGATAGATCTTTATAATGGTAAACCTATAACAACAAAGTCAGATATTTGG GCATTAGGATGTTTTCTATATAAGCTATGTTTCTTCAGCTTGCCATTTGGAGAGAGTACGTTAGCTATTCAATCGGGTAACTTCACCATTCCAGATGaatgtaaatattcaaataaactgTTGTCTTTAATAG GGTATATGTTAGAAGTTGATCCTGAAAAGAGACCTGATATATTTCAAGTTTCTAATTTAGCATTTAAATTAATTGGAGGAGAGACTCCTGTTCCTAACATGAAT AATTTAGAAATACCAGATTTTTCCAGAATACCAGTTCCTATGACAGAAACTGAAGCCAGACAAATCAAAACTTCCTCAGTCAA AAGTGTGATAGCTCCATCAATAGAAAGTACTACTGTGACACCAAGGTCAAGGCCTAAAGGTCAAGCTGTACCAGCACCTCTTGGGTTACCAACATCTATAGCTCCAAGGAAACGTCCTACAGCTCAAG ATCCGCCCCCTGTTCAACAACCAAGTCAGCAACAGGCTATGTTGCAGAAACAGGCACAGCAGCATCAACAAGCTCTTCAACAACAAGCTTTGCAACAAAAAGCGTTACAGCAACAAGCCTTACAACAACAACAGGCACATCAACAACAACAGGCTCTTCAACAACAGCAGGCTTTAAAACAACAGGCCATGCTACAACAACAGGCCTATCAACAACAGATGTATCAACAACAAAGTACTGCTTATACACAACAAATGAATATgcaacaaaatcaatatatgcaacaacaacaacagcCGTATTTGAATGCTCCTCAAATGCCAATGTCAAGGTCATTCCATGGACAATCTACTCCTAGTCAACCAATTGTTAATAGCAATAGTATGGACAATATGTATTCAAAGGCTTATGTGATAAAGGATGATAGTGGAGACTTTAAAAAGCCTCCTGTTCCTCCGAAACCAAAACCTACCAAGGATAACTATGGG TCTGATGATCAGCCACTAATATCCATTACACCTCCGCCGTCTCCATCGAGACAGACTAAATCACATCGACGTTATGTCAGCGATACATCAGCTCTCCATATGGGTGGAAAAGGAAGTGCTTTCAG AGCTTATCATGCCACATCGAATCTTCTCAATGCTCCTTCCTCTCAAACCAAGTCTAAATCAGCTACTACAACTCCTACTCATTCACCTCCTAG GTCCCCTAATCTAACAAGAGCATTATCTGCAGATGTGGCTGATTGGAATCCTTTCGATGATAATTTTGGTCCTGATACAGAGGAGGAAATATTTGGGAAAGAATTTGATAAATTACGTAGAGGATCTAATAGTA GTATATCCAATGTGAAGAGTAGAGAAGATTTAGTGATGTCTGGCTCTGATTCATCAGATCCATTTACTAATGTCCCATTTAAAAAACCTG ATACCAGAAGCAGACGACGTTACTCATTAAATTGGAAACCCAGTAACATCTGTAAAGCAGCTATATGGGAAGAAGTTTGA